A genomic stretch from Helianthus annuus cultivar XRQ/B chromosome 1, HanXRQr2.0-SUNRISE, whole genome shotgun sequence includes:
- the LOC110866956 gene encoding uncharacterized protein LOC110866956 isoform X1 produces MKRHSTLNPNCDPYLNPSRDAMKIKIESNRKILLMVQGLVIFVNLYFLQIDSKLPRISSSFLTIDSYNNPYILSTILDQNMIAIATHMMYDQFYFGLLILVAVSPESTVVSISISENLEFLDEATFSTQLMWQVSNNKDHLRGVTFECYKCLLVCSMGLQM; encoded by the exons ATGAAACGCCATTCTACTCTAAACCCTAACTGCGATCCATACCTAAACCCCAGCCGTGATGCTATGAAGATCAAAATCGAATCCAACCGAAAGATCCTTCTTATGGTTCAAGGTTTGGTTATCTTTGTCAATTTATATTTTCTTCAAATTGATTCTAAACTACCCAGAATTTCTTCAAGCTTTTTAACTATCGACTCTTACAACAATCCGTACATACTTTCGACGATTCTAGATCAAAACATGATTGCCATAGCAACACATATGATGTACGATCAATTCTATTTTGGGTTGTTAATACTCGTCGCTGTCTCACCGGAATCCACCGTGGTCTCGATCTCGATCTCTGAAAATTTGGAGTTTCTTG ATGAAGCTACCTTCTCGACACAATTGATGTGGCAAGTGAGCAACAACAAAGATCATCTTCGGGGTGTGACTTTTGAGTGTTATAAGTGTTTACTTGTATGTTCCATGGGACTTCAGATGTGA
- the LOC110866956 gene encoding uncharacterized protein LOC110866956 isoform X2 codes for MKRHSTLNPNCDPYLNPSRDAMKIKIESNRKILLMVQDQNMIAIATHMMYDQFYFGLLILVAVSPESTVVSISISENLEFLDEATFSTQLMWQVSNNKDHLRGVTFECYKCLLVCSMGLQM; via the exons ATGAAACGCCATTCTACTCTAAACCCTAACTGCGATCCATACCTAAACCCCAGCCGTGATGCTATGAAGATCAAAATCGAATCCAACCGAAAGATCCTTCTTATGGTTCAAG ATCAAAACATGATTGCCATAGCAACACATATGATGTACGATCAATTCTATTTTGGGTTGTTAATACTCGTCGCTGTCTCACCGGAATCCACCGTGGTCTCGATCTCGATCTCTGAAAATTTGGAGTTTCTTG ATGAAGCTACCTTCTCGACACAATTGATGTGGCAAGTGAGCAACAACAAAGATCATCTTCGGGGTGTGACTTTTGAGTGTTATAAGTGTTTACTTGTATGTTCCATGGGACTTCAGATGTGA
- the LOC118481279 gene encoding probable serine/threonine-protein kinase ndrA, whose protein sequence is MVTDLRRCRLSELRRRALQRRAAEAKLSSKEEEQLLRNLEKKETEYMRLQRHKIGIDDFELLTLIGKGAFGEIFLETGGFVHQNQEGLSTRILKRIFLKNPVSFSKRS, encoded by the exons ATGGTGACGGATCTCCGGCGGTGTAGATTGTCGGAGTTAAG GAGACGAGCCTTACAGAGGAGGGCGGCTGAGGCGAAACTTTCGAGTAAGGAAGAGGAGCAGTTGTTGAGGAATTTGGAGAAGAAAGAGACGGAGTATATGAGGTTGCAAAGGCATAAGATTGGGATTGATGATTTTGAGCTTTTGACATTGATTGGTAAAGGTGCTTTTGGAGAG ATCTTTCTAGAGACAGGGGGCTTTGTTCATCAAAATCAAGAAGGTCTCAGTACAAGAATTTTAAAGAGGATATTTTTGAAGAATCCAGTAAGTTTTAGTAAAAGATCTTAA